One Candidatus Dormiibacterota bacterium genomic window, CACCGATTCCGGAGGGGTCCATCACTTCTGGTTGAAACGAGGAGGCGCGGCCCCAGTCGCCTTCAGCACGCCGGCGCAAGTCGCGGGAAGAGGCGGGTCACGAGACGATATGCTCCTCGTCGCGTTCTCCCCCGACGGCCAATACGTTCTCGTGGTCGACACGTTCGTCTATCGTTTACAGCTCTTTCGGACATCGGACGGCACCATGGTGTACGCGGCGCCGTCAGGCGGTGCCGGCGGCCTGCGCACCGGGGCGGTGTGGGCCCACACCGGCGACCGCTTCTACTTCCGCAACAACAGCGGCGTCTACCAGTGGGACGCGTCCTCTGGCATCTCCAGCTTCATCCCGGGCCTCAGTTGGAGTACCCCGTCGCTGACGACTGATGACCGGTTGGTCGCGTATGCGCTCGGAACGAATACCGCGCCTCACGTTGAGACACGCCTGATGAGCTCCGGCGCCACGACGGCCTATGCACCGTGGCGAGACTCGCCGGTCTTCGTCGCTCCGACGACACTCCTCGCCCACGAAGAGGCGCCGTGCGATAACTGCATGGGCATCTACAACTGGACGGGGAAGACGCTGCTCGTCCACACGGACACGCGTGCCGAGTCAGACCTGGGGATCACCGGGTGGCTATTCGGCGCCTTCTGGCCGAACAACTAAGCACCCCGCAATTCGGCGTAGTCTGGCCGGTGGGCTGCTGGCGATAATCAGGACATGCCTCAACTCCGCGAAAAGGCACGTGCCCAGTTACCAGACAGCGCCTTCGCTTATATCGATTCCCGCGGGATCCGGCGTCTGCCCATCAACGACGAGGCCCACGTCCGCAACGCGCTCGCGCGCTTCAACCAGGTCCGCTTCGAGGACGAAACGGCGAGAGATCGGGCGCGAACGAGGCTGCTGAAAGCCGCCAAGAAGTACGGCATCGTGCCGGTCGGCTTCATGACCGGCCAGTTGCGTGCGCAGAGCCTGCAGGCGGCGGCGGGGAAGGCCGTCATCGAGCTCGGCGGCCTTGGGACGGCGGAGCAGCTGGAAGCGCGGCTGCGCACCGTGCTAGGCGATCCGACGCTTTCGGTGCTCTACTGGTCCGATTCGGTCGCCGCCTACCTCGATGGTGAAGGTCAGGCTGTAGCGCTTCCGGGCGAGGGGGCTGATCGCGCCGTGACCCTACTCCAGCGTCAGGGCAAGCCCATGACCGCCCTGGTCCACGCGCGCTCGGTGCTCAGCGATCCGGACCTGGCCCGAACCGTCACAGCCGCCGTAACGCTGGCCATCGAAAACCAATGGATGAACAGCGAAATCCAGGCTCGCGCCACGGAGGTGCGCACGCTGCCGACCGGCGTCGTGACCTTTCTTTTCACCGACATCGAGGACTCGAGCGGTCTCGTCCGACGTCTTGGCGACCGGTATGACCGGTTCCTCGCCGATGTGCGACGCCTCCTGCGCGCGGCGATCCGCGAGAGCGGTGGCCGCGAGGTCGAGACCCGCGCTGATGAAATGTTCGCCGTTTTTGAGCGGGCCGCCTCTGGCCTCGAGGCGGCCCTCACGATCCAGCGCAAGGTTCGCGCTCGCGCCTGGCCGGATGGTCTTCCGGTACAAATTCGCATCGGCCTGCACACCGGTCGGCCAACCCTGACCGATACGGGCTACATCGGCCTGGCCGTCCACACCGCGTCCCGAATCTGCTTTGCAAGCCATGGCGGCCAGATCCTTCTGTCAGGCGCGGTTCGGGAGGCGGTTGCGGGGTCTGAGCCGGTGGGGGTTGGCTTCAGGGACCTCGGTCTGCATCAGTTTCATGGGTTGCCGGCGCCCGAGGCTCTTTTCCAGGTCGAGGCCGCGGACCTGCCGGCCAAATTCCCGCCGCCGAGAACGTTCGGCTAAGGACCTGGGGCGGCCTGGGCGGCCACCGCCACCTCGCGGAACGCATCACGGTAACCGCGCTGCGGCTGGTAGCCGAGCATCGTGCGGGCCCGGCGGGTATCGAGCACGCAATCGGAGGCGAGTTGCGAGACAACGTAGCGGGTGAGGAGCGGAGGGCGACTCGCCCGAACCGTTAGAAAGACTGACTCCATGGCCGACGCGATGGGCCATGCCGCACGTCGTGGCAGATAAAAGATGTCGGGCGGAAGCCCGAAGGCGACCAGCAGCGAGCTGAGCAGCACGCCAAGCGGTTCCGCTTCCGAATCCGCGACGTTGTAGACTCCCGCAGGCGATCGCGGCAAGAGCGCGAGCTCGATCGCATGGACCAGGTTGTCGATATGCGTGAGCGACATACGGTTGCGACCGTCACCGACCGCGAGGAGGTGGCCGAAGCGTCGCGCAGCCAGCAGCCGGGGTAACAGCTTGGTCTCGCCCGGGCCATAGATGGCATGCGGTCGAAGAATGATCGCCTGGCGTCCACTGCGCAGCACAGCGTGCTCCGCCGCAACCTTCGTCCGCACATACGCGTTGAGTGGTCGGCGGGCGTAGGCCGCGGTCTCATCGATTGGCTCGGCTGGACGTCTGTGGTCGTACACGCTCGAGGTGCTGAGGTGCACGAAACGCGCCTCAGCAGTGAAGCTCGCGAGCACCGCCTCGGTTCCTCGGGCGTTGACCGCGTCGAACTCGGTCGTTGGCCCCCAATCGGTCACCGTGCCGGCACAATGCACGACGGCATCGATCGGCCGCAACGCTAGCGCCGGCCTGGGGCCCTCCGCGATGTTCCACTGGGTGTACTCGGCCAGCTCGCCATGGCGAAATGCCTCGCGTGGCCTGCGGCCGAAGGCCAG contains:
- a CDS encoding adenylate/guanylate cyclase domain-containing protein; translated protein: MPQLREKARAQLPDSAFAYIDSRGIRRLPINDEAHVRNALARFNQVRFEDETARDRARTRLLKAAKKYGIVPVGFMTGQLRAQSLQAAAGKAVIELGGLGTAEQLEARLRTVLGDPTLSVLYWSDSVAAYLDGEGQAVALPGEGADRAVTLLQRQGKPMTALVHARSVLSDPDLARTVTAAVTLAIENQWMNSEIQARATEVRTLPTGVVTFLFTDIEDSSGLVRRLGDRYDRFLADVRRLLRAAIRESGGREVETRADEMFAVFERAASGLEAALTIQRKVRARAWPDGLPVQIRIGLHTGRPTLTDTGYIGLAVHTASRICFASHGGQILLSGAVREAVAGSEPVGVGFRDLGLHQFHGLPAPEALFQVEAADLPAKFPPPRTFG
- a CDS encoding NAD-dependent epimerase/dehydratase family protein encodes the protein MLIAVTGATGFVGGRVVESLARGGHHVLAFGRRPREAFRHGELAEYTQWNIAEGPRPALALRPIDAVVHCAGTVTDWGPTTEFDAVNARGTEAVLASFTAEARFVHLSTSSVYDHRRPAEPIDETAAYARRPLNAYVRTKVAAEHAVLRSGRQAIILRPHAIYGPGETKLLPRLLAARRFGHLLAVGDGRNRMSLTHIDNLVHAIELALLPRSPAGVYNVADSEAEPLGVLLSSLLVAFGLPPDIFYLPRRAAWPIASAMESVFLTVRASRPPLLTRYVVSQLASDCVLDTRRARTMLGYQPQRGYRDAFREVAVAAQAAPGP